The genomic region AGGCATTGGTGAGAAGCTTAGAGGCTCAGCAGCTCGAACCGAGGTAAAGGCTGTAGATAGAGTTAGTTTTTCTTTAGAAGCAGGTTCCACCATGGCTATTATGGGTCCTAATGCTGCCGGAAAAACAACTCTTTTAAAACTAATCGCTTCTTTAATTATTCCAACCAGTGGTCGGATTTCGGTTAAAGGTACAATTGGTTTGGTTACCGGGGAAGAGAGGAGTTTTTACTGGCGCTTGAGCGGTCAGCAGAATTTAGAGTTTTTTGCTGCTTTGTACGGTTTGGGAAAATCCGAAGCCAAGAGGCGAATCCAGCAGTTGGTTGAATTGCTGGGCATCGAGGATATGAGTGATGTTCTGGTTCAAGAGTATTCCTCGGGATACAAACAGAGGCTGGCTATTGCTAGAGGATTATTGCATGATCCGGATATCTTGCTTTTAGATGAACCCACTAAAAATTTGGATTCTTCTCACGCTGAACATTTAAGAATTTTTATAAGAGAAAACTTAGGTAAAGAAAGCAAAAAGACAGTTATTTTTACTAGTCATAACTTAGAGGAAGCTTCGTTTTTAGCGAATAAATTAGCAGTAATGGATAAGGGTTGCCTAAGGCAACAGGATAGTTGATATGGGAAAAATTATAGCATTTATTAAGAAAGATTTTCAAATTTTTTTAAGTTATAAGCTATTTTTCATGTTGCGTTGGGCGGGTATTGTTATACCGGTTGTTACTTTTTATTTTATATCTAAGTTTATCGACCAGCAGGGGAATATTGCCTTCAGCGAATATCGAGGAGGGTACTTCCCTTTTGTGGTTATAGGCTTGTCAGTATACGGCTATCTTCTTGTCTTGTTGCGTTCAGCTTCTGAAGGTATGCGGCAGGAGCAGATGTACGGAACTTTAGAGGTTATTTTTGCTACCCCGGTAAAAAGTAGTATCGTAGCAATTTCGGCAGGTTTGTGGAATAGTCTTATTGCTTTAGTTGCTATGGTGGTATGTTTGGTAACCGGAATTTTATTGTTTAAGGAGGGCATTGTTGCTTTGGATTGGTTTGCCTTATTTTTAACTTTAATTATGATTGTCGTTAATTTTTTAAGCATAGGTATATTGGCTGCTGCAGTAATAGTGGTTTGTAAAAGAGGTGATCCGATTGCTTGGTTTGCTAGTACATTCTTTGCTTTTTTTGGCGGAGTTTATTATCCAGTGAGTGTTTTGCCTAAAGGGTTTCAGAAAATATCTCAGTTTTTACCGATCACTTATGCTGTCAGGGCTTTGCGTAAAGTTATACTTGCCGGGGCAACATCTGTCGAGATAACTAACGAGTTAGTTGTGTTGTTTATTTGTGCAGTATGTTTGTTGCCTTTATCTTTAATTATTTTTAGTTATGCTGTGCGGCGAGCTAAGATGAGCGGTAGCTTATCTTATTATTAGGTAATGATTATTCACTTAAATTGTTGGTAATATTTTGCTGGGCATAAACTTCATTAACATAAATTCCTAGCCCTTCTGGGGAGAATCGCTTTTTTGGAACAATGCGTATACACCCTTTATATTTTTCAATTACATCTTTTCGAATCATTTTTTTAAATGTTTTTAAACTTTTGTTGTAGTCGTGGCTCGGCCAGAAATTGTATTTTTTATTTAGGCGGGAGTAATTTAAAAAACGATCCGGGTTAGATATTATTTTTTCCAGATCGCAGTTAAACCGGTCATTGAAATAATCTATATTTATTCCCTCGGGTAATAGAAGCTGTAGGTAGATAGCACGTAGAAGGCTCCAGTAAAATGGTTTGTCGTTAGAGAGAAGCGCTTTGGTTTGGCTGAGAGGATTTTTGATGTACTCTTTGATATTTATTGAATTCATGCCGTCCCAGCCTATGGCTCCGGCGCCAAGGCCCATAAAGGGAACGCAGAAAACAAAGATTAGTTCTGATAGAAACTCTTTTCCTTTTTTGGCAAAATAAGTATGAAAATAATTAGGATATCCATTGTTAGATAAATAGTCGTAGGCATGGAGGATTAAATCTAAATTGCCCGCTATCAAGTTCATTCGGTATGGGTTGAATATTTTTTTTTCGATTATGTTCGTTGATTTATCAAATAAGGGGCCAGGCACCGGGAGTAAGGTGGCATAAGACATGTGGTCTGGTTCCATGCTAACAGCAATTTTTAAGTCATCTTTGCATTCGGAAAACGTCTGGCCTGGAAAGTTGCATAGCAAGTCAAGGTTTACGTTTTTAAAACCAACCTTACGTATGCGATCGTAACTAGAATAAATATCCTTTGCTCGGTGGTCGCGGTTTAAGCCTGAGAGGATTTTGTTATTAAAAGTTTGCACCCCGATACTTATTCGGTTAAACCCTATAGATTTTAAGCCGCGGACTTTTTGGTCAGTTAAAGAATCAGGAGTTGCTTCTATGCTTATTTCTACGATGTCGCTTCTATTTTGTCCGGAGCAGGAAAGTATTGAAGAAATTATCTTATCCAGTTCTTTTACCGAGAGTAAAGACGGAGTTCCTCCGCCAAAATAAATTGCTTTTAGCTTTGTTTTTCGGTTTTTTTCGGAACAAAAGCTTTTTACCGCGAGCTCTTTTAAGAGAGCTTTGATGTAAGGGGTTTTTAGTTCTTTTAAGGCTAGAAAATCATTATTATACCTGCGGCAGAAACAACAGAAGTGACATTTGTATTTACAAAAAGGGATGTGGACATATACTAGTGATAAGTCATTGGATTGTCGTAACTGCGGTATGGTAAGAGTTGCTTTGGATTTTTGTAGATTGCCCATGATTGGAAGTTATTATATCTCTTGTAACTAAACCGGGCAATGCTTTTCTTGGTGGTGTTTTACTGATTGGAAGCAAATTCGTGCGATAATTCATGATTTTAGATAATAAACAGCGTATATATGAGTTGGAAAAAGCTAAATCATAAGACGGTTCCCGGCAACAAAGACTTAAACCTGACAACATGGAAATTTAGTCCGGTTTCGGGAGACAAACATGGGGTTATTTCTTTGGAGCGAATCAGAGATAAAGCAAGCACAAAGGCAAAATCTACTCTTCTTTATTTACCGGGAACCTGGGGAAATTCTACTTTAATTGATTATCGGGAGAACTACGAGTTTCGTATTTATCTTGCTCGGAACCAGGTAGACATTTTTAGCTTAGATTATCGGACCCACAGTGCTGATATCCAAGACCAAGATAATTTATCGTTTATGGCCGATTGGACTTATGGGGTATTTTTGGAAGATATTAAAAAAAGCGTCGATTTTATCAAGAAAATTACCAAAACAGATAAAATATTTATTGCTGGGATGAGCAGAGGTGGGACTCTGGCTTATTATTATGCTTGTCGTAATTGGTTTAGCGATCTTGCCGGTTTGATTATCCTCGACGGCTCTCTTTGGTGGGATTATTTTTCCTTTGATCACAAAATTACCTTAAAAGAGGCCTTAGATTCTTTTCGTATTCAGGCAGCTTTTCAAGAAGAGACAGCTTCCCGAGAACAATTAATGAATGTTGGACGGTACTCTATTAATCTTAATTTTACTAAGCAGCTAATACAGCAAGCGATTGATAACCCCAATGCTCCTAGTCCAGTTGAGGGGCCTAAGAATTTAGCGGAATATATGGCCGAAAGGATACATAACAGTCGAGGGCCTTGCTGGGGGTCTAAAGGTATAGCTAATCTATTTGAAGGGTATAATAATATTGAAATTTTGCTAGCTTGGCTGCTGTCTAAGGATCCTTACTGGCCTATTGTTCAGATTGCTGAAT from Candidatus Omnitrophota bacterium harbors:
- a CDS encoding ABC transporter permease produces the protein MGKIIAFIKKDFQIFLSYKLFFMLRWAGIVIPVVTFYFISKFIDQQGNIAFSEYRGGYFPFVVIGLSVYGYLLVLLRSASEGMRQEQMYGTLEVIFATPVKSSIVAISAGLWNSLIALVAMVVCLVTGILLFKEGIVALDWFALFLTLIMIVVNFLSIGILAAAVIVVCKRGDPIAWFASTFFAFFGGVYYPVSVLPKGFQKISQFLPITYAVRALRKVILAGATSVEITNELVVLFICAVCLLPLSLIIFSYAVRRAKMSGSLSYY
- a CDS encoding coproporphyrinogen III oxidase family protein, giving the protein MGNLQKSKATLTIPQLRQSNDLSLVYVHIPFCKYKCHFCCFCRRYNNDFLALKELKTPYIKALLKELAVKSFCSEKNRKTKLKAIYFGGGTPSLLSVKELDKIISSILSCSGQNRSDIVEISIEATPDSLTDQKVRGLKSIGFNRISIGVQTFNNKILSGLNRDHRAKDIYSSYDRIRKVGFKNVNLDLLCNFPGQTFSECKDDLKIAVSMEPDHMSYATLLPVPGPLFDKSTNIIEKKIFNPYRMNLIAGNLDLILHAYDYLSNNGYPNYFHTYFAKKGKEFLSELIFVFCVPFMGLGAGAIGWDGMNSINIKEYIKNPLSQTKALLSNDKPFYWSLLRAIYLQLLLPEGINIDYFNDRFNCDLEKIISNPDRFLNYSRLNKKYNFWPSHDYNKSLKTFKKMIRKDVIEKYKGCIRIVPKKRFSPEGLGIYVNEVYAQQNITNNLSE
- a CDS encoding ABC transporter ATP-binding protein, which encodes MGYLVETHQLTKIFKPHKGIGEKLRGSAARTEVKAVDRVSFSLEAGSTMAIMGPNAAGKTTLLKLIASLIIPTSGRISVKGTIGLVTGEERSFYWRLSGQQNLEFFAALYGLGKSEAKRRIQQLVELLGIEDMSDVLVQEYSSGYKQRLAIARGLLHDPDILLLDEPTKNLDSSHAEHLRIFIRENLGKESKKTVIFTSHNLEEASFLANKLAVMDKGCLRQQDS